In a single window of the Heliangelus exortis chromosome 1, bHelExo1.hap1, whole genome shotgun sequence genome:
- the TTC3 gene encoding E3 ubiquitin-protein ligase TTC3 isoform X4 has product MLLYLFLKLLSFLISFFVCMYYFFEHVYVSVIYFCLLLMAISSKSNTTSNILKYLWGQGHQNTGRPETKPADSEITIDHLDLKSIEDKFFSTLPQVELMMLQARVQSLICEGCMALMSQRCHSAEQAFSELLSILKPSNLKQLNLHIINYVVIIYGHATALLGIGQPETLKKAEDQFKKIIEQYQEERFGCLAYYGIGNVYLRQNRFSDALDQFMKSQAIINHKIVPGVLTWPTTYHVIEETQTENLQLILKKRIEECKFPPEPDAVCRYQQCHGHSKIQIFFTDPDFKGFIRFTCCQQCRVEFHISCWKKLKTAMYSDKNDKDFLQELCFTPDCTGLISKIAIFSSSGLVKCEFEQKIPKPKEPPRTSIKQKCSSLRKLKMKQEKKNRRRRAREEAQISAKNKTEESQMGNEPSQYSDHHGYIQDLYAGDRVLQHISRNAEQLKTAVCDTSKLLKELLSWFVITEEDYVSYSKTSGMSHEVVEQLISYLIQEKSRVKTRSFIHVLSELEEVDPPKLHKWLKHLNNLGLTATKNFLLQYEHFLKELDLSILIALWNEKYGSKFDYVTASSEDQEIRDYFLKPPLEKSRCFIWLLEDNRENFPFLHQALDEFFDKMDDPSIVLKKQGNENISTNGIKVKNKNRKKNSKDPKSILVLSSGVSTAPQEEEKIFIEENTLDFTNPNEQFRIPEYLREQLDEFEALSNLSNSSNYQRLLENNPDQTCEILYEYFSQILEEHGPMEINNKLLVGEFEHFPEETRKIVEDEGGLKYFLLKSFRFIMVDDLIALRKHEIVMRENTNRNETGDNEEENYLGCDMQENSFQDKPQLNPNAKEFQPWLYPIHVSPSHNLGAASYETQKYLPCAFPASCISVRSLHSQNIDNIENTSPFSDLLVQCSVSKNPGIFLPQTFQDCEYERILPMLSPKSLVPDVAEKPTYIYTDDVALQGDDESVISDRKYILKSSIPIEIQTYEDPQCQMKNLDNAFYEDNFAVANSKKDCDCGIQVIKTEKQSGGIKNSPHTRMIAVQVNCEVADKENNTLPFHPFEIQQGDILRVEKEHQVLREQFKEAQEKYELLQTRSSEEISALKELLKKSVEETKVSKNELDWFHQDLEMQVKKWQQEKKENQQSLKALRNTAKKHTDTNDRYSKTIDEKEKQYNAYLNTYLETSNKFANDKVKLEELIKKSQDDFQQCVKRAVEAEISVLKNWKETEICKINGLVASAEANLKMLKSLSSSSSSAAASLKSNIDFCERFLSKVKEHLGKVEAEYEEKIQMVKNGERNCLTKVESVEFVLAKQGRPPFGDPAIIMYSSASAYPHVLSAFSNPEDQGPTGVSSNTQARVKPRYADSKSCSVSGGPVKTQPTPLEGSHSDNVSETGPSGGSGSHAQNVQPNQNHQDYSKMIPEAFQNIVVDLQSIFPNYSSSDLICFIKDVCRRNGNTLSGLSSDEILSRVTDLILDQQNKAPTPTGRAVQPVSSASPAQTGTQSREVPAEENVPSPPKARPAHKNASSKNPPRPNLQPWGNVGAVPKSKWKKMDSTDSSDETCAICYDDELNTDSCELECGHLFHRICIRKWITQQSSTCPVCRVHALLPEEFPELPVRNKHI; this is encoded by the exons GCCAAGGTCATCAAAACACAGGGAGGCCAGAAACCAAACCTGCTGACTCTGAAATaacaat AGATCATCTTGATTTGAAATCTATCGAAGATAAATTCTTCTCTACTCTGCCACAG GTGGAATTAATGATGTTGCAAGCACGAGTTCAATCCCTTATTTGTGAAGGTTGTATGGCCTTGATGAGCCAGCGGTGTCACAGTGCTGAACAAGCCTTTTCAGAATTACTGAGCATTCTAAAACCTTCAAACTTAAAG CAACTGAATCTTCATATTATTAATTACGTTGTCATCATCTATGGACATGCCACTGCTCTTCTTGGAATAGGACAACCTGAG acaCTGAAAAAGGCTGAAGACcagtttaagaaaataattgaacAGTACCAGGAAGAAAGATTTGGTTGTTTGGCATATTATGGAATTGGAAATGTATACCTCAGACAAAACAG attttcagatgCGCTTGATCAGTTCATGAAATCACAAGCAATAATTAATCACAAGATTGTACCTGGAGTATTAACTTGGCCCACAACATATCATGTCATTGAAGAGACACAAACAGAGAATTTACAG TTGATTTTAAAGAAACGCATTGAGGAATGCAAGTTTCCTCCAGAACCTGATGCAGTCTGTCGGTATCAGCAATGCCATGGTCACTCcaaaatccaaatattttttacagaCCCAGACTTCAAG ggTTTTATACGTTTTACTTGCTGTCAGCAATGTAGAGTGGAGTTTCAtatcagctgctggaaaaagtTGAAAACAGCAATGTACAGTGATAAAAATGATAAG GATTTTCTTCAAGAACTGTGTTTCACTCCTGACTGTACAGGCCTTATTTCAAAAATAGctattttcagttcttctggTCTGGTAAAATGTGAA TTtgaacaaaaaatcccaaaacccaAGGAACCACCAAGAACCAGTATTAAACAGAAATGTTCAAG TCTTAGaaagttaaaaatgaaacaggaaaaaaagaaccgAAGAAGGCGTGCACGAGAAGAGGCACAGATTTctgctaaaaacaaaacagaagaaagccaGATGGGAAATGAACCATCTCAATACAGTGATCACCATG GTTATATTCAGGATTTATACGCTGGTGATCGAGTCTTGCAGCATATCAGTCGAAATGCTGAGCAACTAAAAACAGCTGTTTGTGATACTTCCAAACTGCTAAAGGAGTTACTTTCATGGTTTGTAATCACCGAGGAGGATTACGTGTCATATTCCAAAACTAGTGGCATGTCACATGAAGTAGTAGAGCAGCTCATCAGTTACTTAATtcaagaaaaaagcagagtaaaAACACGGAGTTTTATCCATGTGCTGAGTGAGCTGGAAGAAGTGGATCCCCCCAAATTACACAAGTGGCTGAAACATCTCAACAACTTGG GTCTGACAGCTACAAAGAACTTTCTTCTTCAATAcgaacattttttaaaagagcttgACCTTTCTATTTTAATTGCACTCTGGAATGAAAAGTATGGTAGTAAATTTGACTATGTGACAGCTAGTTCTGAAGACCAAGAAATTCGTGATTATTTCTTAAAGCCACCCCTTGAGAAAAGTCGTTGTTTTATATGGCTGTTAGAAGACAACAGagaaaattttccatttcttcatcaAGCATTAGATGAATTTTTTGATAAAATGG ATGATCCTAGCATCGTATTGAAGAAGcagggaaatgaaaatatatcG acTAACGGTAtcaaagttaaaaacaaaaacaggaaGAAGAACTCGAAAGACCCTAAG TCTATTTTAGTATTATCCAGTGGAGTTAGTACAGCACcacaagaagaagaaaagatatttatagaagaaaatacttt aGATTTCACAAATCCCAATGAACAGTTTCGAATCCCAGAATATCTGCGAGAGCAACTAGATGAATTTGAGGCTCTCTCTAACCTTTCAAATAGTAGCAATTATCAAAGACTTTTGGAAAATAACCCAGACCAAACCTGTGAGATCTTATATGA atATTTCTCTCAAATCTTGGAAGAACATGGCCCtatggaaataaataataaattactaGTTGGGGAATTTGAACATTTCCCTGAAGAAACTCGAAAAATTGTAGAAGATGAAGGTggtctgaaatattttcttctgaaatcctTTCGTTTTATTATGGTGGATGATCTTATTGCCTTAAGAAAGCATGAAATTGTTAtgagagaaaatacaaacagaaaTGAGACTGGGgataatgaagaagaaaattacctAGGCTGTGATATGCAAGAAAATTCTTTCCAGGACAAGCCACAGCTAAATCCAAATGCTAAGGAATTCCAGCCATGGCTTTATCCTATCCATGTGTCACCATCTCATAACCTAGGAGCAGCAAGTTATGAGACCCAAAAATACTTGCCCTGTGCTTTTCCTGCTTCATGTATATCAGTACGTTCTTTGCATAGTCAGAATATTGATAACATTGAAAATACATCACCGTTTTCAGACCTTTTAGTTCAGTGCTCTGTTTCTAAAAATCCTGGTATATTTTTGCCTCAAACTTTCCAGGATTGTGAATATGAAAGAATATTGCCAATGCTTTCTCCAAAGTCTCTCGTGCCAGATGTTGCTGAGAAACCTACTTATATTTACACTGATGATGTAGCTCTTCAGGGTGATGATGAATCAGtaatttcagacagaaaatacaTCTTAAAGAGCTCTATACCGATTGAAATACAAACATATGAAGACCCTCAGTGCCAAATGAAGAACTTGGATAATGCGTTTTATGAAGACAATTTTGCTGTTGCAAATAGTAAAAAGGACTGTGACTGTGGTATACAGGTtattaagacagaaaaacaaagtggAGGTATAAAAAACAGTCCTCATACAAGGATGATAGCTGTTCag GTAAATTGTGAAGTAGCTGATAAGGAAAATAATACCTTGCCTTTTCATCCATTTGAAATTCAACAA ggagATATTCTGCGTGTGGAAAAAGAGCATCAGGTGTTAAGAGAACAATTTAaagaagcacaggaaaaatatgaaCTGTTGCAAACCCGGAGCTCGGAGGAAATCAGTGCTTTAAAAGAGCTcctaaaaaaaagtgttgaagaGACTAAG gtATCAAAGAATGAGCTGGATTGGTTTCATCAAGACTTAGAAATGCAAGTGAAAAAATggcaacaggagaaaaaagaaaatcagcagagCTTAAAAGCACTAAGGAACACAGCTAAAAAGCATACAGATACCAATGATAG GTACTCAAAGACCATCgatgagaaggaaaagcagtatAATGCATATTTAAATACCTATCTTGAGACCAG taaTAAATTCGCTAATGATAAAGTAAAATTGGAAGAGCTTATAAAAAAGAGTCAAGATGACTTCCAACAGTGTGTGAAAAGAGCTGTTGAAGCAGAG ATATCTGTACTCaaaaactggaaggaaactgaaaTATGCAAGATAAATGGTTTAGTTGCCAGTGCAGAAGCAAATCTCAAGATGTTGAAGTCGTTGAGCAG CAGCTcatcttcagcagcagcttcgTTGAAGTCCAATATTGATTTTTGTGAAAGATTTCTTTCAAAAGTAAAGGAACACCTGGGAAAAGTAGAG GCCGagtatgaagaaaaaattcagatggTGAAAAATGGTGAACGGAACTGCCTCACTAAAGTGGAAAGTGTGGAGTTTGTCTTA gCAAAACAAGGCAGACCTCCATTTGGTGATCCAGCCATCATCATGtattcttctgcttctgcataTCCTCATGtactttctgcattttcaaacCCTGAAGATCAAGGCCCAACAGGTGTTTCATCTAATACACAGGCCAGAGTTAAACCACGATATGCAGATTCTAAGTCCTGTTCTGTAAGTGGTGGGCCAGTGAAAACACAACCCACACCTCTGGAAGGATCACATTCTGATAATGTTTCGGAAACCGGCCCTTCAGGGGGTTCTGGAAGTCATGCTCAAAATGTCCAGCCAAACCAGAACCACCAAGATTACTCCAAAATGATTCCAGAAGCATTTCAGAACATTGTTGTGGATCTACAAAGTATATTTCCAAACTATAGCAG TTCAGACCTCATTTGCTTCATAAAAGATGTatgcagaagaaatggaaatacaTTGTCAGGCTTGAGCTCAGATGAAATTCTGAGCAGAGTCACAGACCTCATTCTGGACCAGCAAAATAAG GCACCAACTCCAACAGGGAGAGCTGTGCAGCCAGTGTCCTCTGCTTCACCAGCGCAGACAGGAACTCAGAGTCGGGAAGtgcctgcagaagaaaatgtgcCCAGCCCACCCAAGGCAAGACCTGCACATAAAAATGCCTCGAGTAAAAATCCACCTCGGCCAAACCTCCAGCCGTGGGGAAATGTTGGAGCTGTACCTAAatctaaatggaaaaaaatggacagTACA GACTCCAGTGATGAAACTTGTGCAATATGTTATGATGATGAGCTGAACACAGACTCCTGTGAACTAGAATGTGGGCATCTGTTTCACAGAATA TGCATTAGAAAATGGATTACACAACAATCAAGCACCTGCCCTGTGTGCCGCGTTCATGCTCTGTTACCTGAAGAATTTCCTGAGCTTCCTGTACGGAACAAACACATCTAA